In Xylanibacter ruminicola 23, a single genomic region encodes these proteins:
- a CDS encoding DUF4492 domain-containing protein, with translation MSKNNFFSKVFRLYYDGFRSMTLGKTLWAIILIKLFIIFAVLKVFFFPDFLKTHADGHEAEYVAGQLLDMKD, from the coding sequence ATGAGTAAGAACAACTTTTTCAGCAAGGTGTTCCGTCTGTATTACGATGGGTTCCGCTCGATGACGCTCGGCAAAACGCTTTGGGCCATCATCCTCATCAAATTGTTTATAATCTTTGCGGTACTCAAAGTGTTTTTCTTCCCCGATTTCCTGAAGACGCATGCCGATGGGCATGAGGCGGAGTATGTGGCGGGACAGCTGCTGGACATGAAAGATTAA
- a CDS encoding cytochrome ubiquinol oxidase subunit I, translated as MLQNLLLNIDAGTIDWSRAQFALTAIYHWLFVPLTLGLAVIMGIVETKYYQTKDEFWKEAAKFWQKLFGINFAMGVATGIILEFEFGTNWSNYSWFVGDIFGAPLAVEGIVAFFMESTFVAVMYFGWKKVSPGFHLASTWLTGLGATISAWWILVANAWMQYPVGCEFNPDTMRNEMVSFAEVALSPFAISKFCHTVTSSWIIGGIFCVGVCCWYLMKKRHTRLAVESMKIGAGVGLVAALLAGATGHKSGMDVAEVQPMKLAAMEALYDGGTEQGLKLIEGIEVPYGLSIMATNDPKGYVPGINDLLNGYTTPDGKTEPSADEKIARGKKAIEALAAYRKAKAEGAPDSTINYQLSIINSNMKYFGYGYVKDKADLVPPVLVNFWAFRVMVGVGCLFILFFAVILAVTYKFPKALFKKYDITALPAWHYWVAILLIPLAYIGSECGWLVAEFGRQPWTIQDMLPTWASVSDLQSSSVIITFFLFLVLFTTMLAVEINILLKQIKKGPEL; from the coding sequence ATGCTACAAAACCTATTACTAAACATTGATGCCGGAACGATCGACTGGTCGAGAGCACAATTTGCGCTGACGGCAATCTACCACTGGCTCTTCGTACCTCTGACGCTGGGTTTGGCGGTTATCATGGGTATTGTTGAGACCAAGTATTACCAAACAAAAGACGAGTTCTGGAAAGAGGCTGCAAAGTTCTGGCAGAAGCTTTTCGGTATCAACTTCGCCATGGGTGTGGCCACAGGTATCATCCTCGAGTTTGAGTTTGGTACCAACTGGAGTAACTACTCGTGGTTTGTAGGCGACATTTTTGGTGCCCCACTGGCCGTTGAGGGTATTGTGGCTTTCTTTATGGAGAGCACCTTTGTGGCCGTGATGTACTTTGGATGGAAAAAGGTTTCGCCAGGCTTCCACTTGGCATCAACGTGGCTTACTGGCTTAGGTGCTACGATATCGGCTTGGTGGATTTTGGTGGCCAACGCGTGGATGCAGTACCCCGTAGGTTGCGAGTTCAACCCCGACACCATGCGTAACGAGATGGTATCGTTTGCCGAAGTGGCCCTCTCGCCCTTCGCCATCTCTAAGTTCTGCCACACCGTTACCTCATCGTGGATTATCGGCGGCATCTTCTGTGTAGGCGTTTGCTGCTGGTATCTGATGAAGAAACGTCACACACGTCTGGCTGTAGAGAGTATGAAGATTGGTGCAGGCGTAGGTTTGGTGGCCGCTCTGTTGGCAGGTGCTACTGGTCATAAGTCGGGTATGGATGTGGCCGAGGTGCAGCCCATGAAGCTGGCTGCGATGGAGGCACTTTACGATGGTGGAACCGAACAAGGCCTGAAGCTGATTGAGGGCATCGAGGTGCCTTACGGACTGAGCATCATGGCTACCAACGATCCTAAGGGATATGTGCCAGGCATTAACGACTTGCTGAACGGCTATACCACTCCCGATGGCAAGACCGAGCCAAGTGCCGACGAGAAGATAGCACGAGGCAAGAAGGCCATCGAGGCACTCGCCGCCTATCGCAAAGCCAAAGCCGAAGGAGCTCCCGACTCAACTATCAACTATCAATTGTCAATTATCAATTCAAACATGAAGTACTTCGGCTACGGCTATGTAAAGGATAAGGCCGACCTGGTACCACCTGTTCTGGTAAACTTCTGGGCATTTAGAGTGATGGTTGGTGTGGGTTGCTTGTTCATCCTGTTCTTTGCCGTTATCTTGGCTGTAACCTACAAGTTCCCCAAGGCTCTGTTCAAGAAGTACGACATTACCGCCCTACCCGCCTGGCATTATTGGGTAGCCATCCTGCTTATCCCGCTAGCCTATATCGGTTCAGAGTGCGGTTGGTTGGTAGCCGAGTTCGGACGCCAGCCTTGGACCATCCAGGATATGCTGCCCACATGGGCATCGGTGAGCGATCTGCAGTCGTCGAGCGTCATCATTACGTTCTTCCTGTTCCTCGTACTCTTCACCACCATGCTGGCGGTTGAGATAAATATTTTACTAAAACAAATTAAGAAAGGACCAGAGTTATGA
- a CDS encoding cytochrome d ubiquinol oxidase subunit II: MTYDFLQHYWCFIVSLLGAILVFLLFVQGANSVARSLGRTEEGRRLVYNSTGRKWEFTFTTLVTFGGAFFASFPLFYSTSFGGAYWLWMIILFTFVLQAVSYEFQNKIGNFLGPKTFQFFLTLNGIIGPLLLGGAVATFFEGSNFIIAKDNLVDAGAITPIISRWANASHGLDALLNPWVLVLGFAVVFLARVLGILYVMNNVADEDIRSRGSVRLVGAAVPFLLLFVAYLVHVLLKDGFAYNDEGIIYMEPYKYLNNFLEMWYLLVLLLIGVVLVLFGIGKTIFSKGYNGGIWPAGIGTVLTVLALLLSCAWNHTAYYPSTADLQSSLTLVNSCSSEFTLRTMFYVSLLVPFVLAYIIYAWRAIDKKKITKEELQGDDHAY, from the coding sequence ATGACATACGATTTCTTACAACATTATTGGTGTTTTATCGTTTCGCTGTTAGGAGCGATACTGGTATTTTTGCTTTTTGTTCAGGGAGCCAATTCTGTAGCCCGCTCGTTGGGTCGTACGGAGGAGGGACGCCGACTGGTGTATAACTCTACTGGTCGCAAGTGGGAGTTCACATTCACCACACTTGTTACCTTTGGTGGTGCGTTCTTTGCCTCGTTCCCATTATTCTACTCTACCAGCTTCGGCGGTGCCTATTGGTTGTGGATGATTATCCTGTTTACTTTTGTACTGCAAGCCGTGAGCTACGAGTTCCAGAATAAGATTGGTAACTTCTTGGGGCCCAAGACTTTCCAATTCTTCCTTACACTAAATGGTATCATTGGCCCGCTACTGTTAGGTGGTGCTGTTGCCACCTTCTTCGAGGGTTCTAACTTTATCATCGCAAAGGACAATCTGGTTGATGCTGGAGCCATCACTCCTATCATCAGTCGTTGGGCCAACGCTTCGCACGGACTGGATGCCCTACTGAATCCTTGGGTGCTGGTACTAGGCTTTGCGGTGGTGTTCTTGGCACGTGTTTTAGGCATTTTATATGTAATGAACAACGTAGCCGACGAGGATATACGCTCGCGTGGCAGCGTACGCTTGGTGGGTGCAGCTGTACCTTTCCTGCTGCTGTTTGTAGCCTATCTGGTACACGTACTGCTGAAGGACGGTTTTGCTTATAACGACGAGGGAATCATCTACATGGAACCATACAAATATCTGAACAATTTCCTGGAGATGTGGTATCTGTTGGTATTATTATTAATAGGTGTAGTATTGGTGCTGTTTGGTATTGGTAAGACCATCTTCAGTAAGGGGTATAATGGTGGCATCTGGCCTGCAGGCATAGGTACTGTGCTAACCGTTCTGGCACTCTTGCTCAGCTGTGCCTGGAACCATACCGCTTATTATCCCTCCACAGCCGACTTACAGAGTTCGCTCACCTTGGTTAACTCCTGCTCAAGCGAGTTCACCTTGCGCACCATGTTCTATGTATCGCTGTTAGTACCATTTGTACTGGCCTACATCATCTACGCCTGGCGCGCTATCGACAAGAAAAAAATCACCAAGGAAGAACTCCAAGGTGACGACCACGCTTACTAA
- a CDS encoding TlpA family protein disulfide reductase, with the protein MKKSVLTVTFLGVAITLMAASCANKPKAAAAPAAEATEVAVDGELAPDFELPNLQGSTTKLSSLRGKYVVLDFWGSWCVWCIRGIPKMKEAYTKYKDKMEILGVDCRDTEEKWRAAVDEHQLPWLQVRCPDEQLQTIASQYSIEGFPTKVIIDPDGKLVRTVVGEDPAFYTFLDELFK; encoded by the coding sequence ATGAAGAAATCCGTTTTAACCGTTACTTTTCTGGGGGTGGCCATCACATTGATGGCTGCCTCGTGTGCCAACAAACCAAAGGCTGCTGCTGCCCCTGCCGCAGAGGCTACCGAGGTGGCTGTGGATGGCGAACTGGCACCCGACTTTGAATTGCCTAATCTGCAGGGATCTACTACCAAACTGTCGTCGCTGCGTGGCAAATATGTAGTACTCGACTTCTGGGGTTCATGGTGCGTTTGGTGCATTCGTGGTATTCCCAAAATGAAAGAGGCTTATACAAAGTATAAGGACAAGATGGAGATATTAGGTGTTGACTGCCGCGATACTGAGGAAAAGTGGAGAGCTGCCGTTGATGAGCACCAGTTGCCTTGGTTGCAGGTGCGTTGTCCTGATGAGCAGCTGCAGACTATCGCTTCGCAGTATAGCATCGAAGGTTTCCCCACAAAGGTTATCATCGATCCTGATGGTAAACTTGTAAGAACGGTAGTAGGCGAGGATCCTGCTTTCTACACGTTTCTCGATGAGTTGTTCAAGTAG
- a CDS encoding sodium:solute symporter family transporter, which translates to MIIKILFTVIFLAVMIGVGLYTRKQASSVEGFVLGGRAVGPWLTAFAFGTSYFSAVVFVGYAGQFGWKYGLSSAWIGIGNAVIGSLLAWLILGRRTKLMTQHIESRTMPDFFGTRFNDQGLRVAASIIAFVFLIPYTAGVYSGISRLFEMGFSIPYEYCVVIMSILTAVYVILGGYKATAMNDFIQGIIMLFGIVAVIVAVLNVQGGLVAAVDKLAAMPSDADPTVNGGFATLFGPDPWGLLGVVILTSLGTMGLPQMVGKFYSITDESAIKRGTVISTVFAFIVAGGCYFLGGFGRLFGTPPMLPNGKLAFDSIVPSMLVTLPDILIALVVLLVLSASMSTLASLVLTSSSTMTLDLIYRDKKALPGEVEDGEINDIVSEKVERRKVIVMRVLIMFFIAISLLIALNPPTFIAQLMGISWGALAGAFLAPFMLGLYSRRITTMSVWACFVWGVGLTVVNMLAGNPINPINCGAIAMVGGFPVVWLVSLFTHQMSKARVDAIFECYKKH; encoded by the coding sequence ATGATTATCAAGATACTTTTTACAGTTATATTTCTGGCCGTGATGATTGGGGTAGGACTTTACACCCGTAAGCAGGCCAGTAGTGTCGAAGGTTTTGTGTTGGGCGGTCGTGCCGTGGGTCCTTGGCTCACAGCCTTTGCCTTCGGAACCAGTTATTTCTCGGCTGTTGTGTTCGTAGGTTATGCCGGTCAGTTTGGCTGGAAATACGGATTGTCGTCGGCATGGATTGGTATTGGTAACGCTGTCATCGGTTCGCTGTTGGCGTGGCTTATCTTAGGTCGCCGTACCAAACTGATGACGCAACATATCGAGAGTCGCACGATGCCTGATTTCTTTGGCACCCGCTTTAACGATCAGGGCTTGCGTGTGGCAGCATCAATCATCGCCTTTGTATTCCTTATTCCCTATACCGCTGGTGTATATAGCGGCATTTCGCGCTTGTTCGAGATGGGATTCAGCATTCCTTACGAGTATTGCGTGGTGATTATGTCGATACTCACAGCTGTATATGTGATTCTGGGTGGATACAAAGCCACAGCCATGAACGACTTTATTCAGGGTATTATCATGCTGTTTGGTATTGTGGCTGTGATTGTGGCTGTGCTTAACGTGCAGGGCGGTTTGGTGGCTGCTGTCGACAAGCTGGCTGCTATGCCATCAGATGCCGACCCAACGGTGAATGGTGGTTTTGCTACGCTGTTCGGTCCCGATCCCTGGGGCTTGTTGGGGGTAGTTATCCTAACATCACTTGGTACGATGGGACTGCCACAGATGGTGGGTAAGTTCTATTCGATTACCGATGAGAGTGCCATCAAGCGTGGTACCGTTATCTCAACCGTATTTGCCTTTATTGTGGCTGGTGGCTGCTACTTCTTAGGTGGTTTTGGTCGCCTGTTTGGTACACCACCCATGCTGCCTAATGGCAAGCTGGCTTTCGACTCGATTGTGCCTTCGATGCTGGTAACATTGCCCGATATCCTGATTGCCCTCGTTGTATTGCTGGTACTGAGTGCTTCGATGTCAACCCTGGCTTCGTTGGTGCTCACCTCATCAAGCACCATGACACTCGACCTGATTTATCGCGATAAGAAAGCGTTGCCAGGCGAGGTAGAGGATGGCGAGATTAACGATATCGTATCCGAGAAGGTTGAGCGTCGTAAGGTAATCGTGATGCGCGTGCTCATCATGTTCTTTATCGCCATCTCGCTGCTCATTGCCCTTAACCCACCAACGTTTATTGCCCAGCTGATGGGTATTTCGTGGGGTGCTTTGGCAGGTGCATTCCTGGCACCATTTATGCTGGGTTTGTATTCACGTCGCATCACCACCATGAGCGTGTGGGCTTGCTTCGTGTGGGGTGTTGGACTTACTGTAGTTAATATGCTGGCTGGTAACCCCATCAACCCCATTAACTGTGGTGCCATTGCCATGGTAGGCGGTTTCCCTGTGGTTTGGTTGGTAAGTTTGTTTACCCATCAGATGTCGAAGGCCCGCGTGGATGCTATTTTCGAGTGCTACAAGAAACATTAA
- a CDS encoding DUF4374 domain-containing protein encodes MKNCFRNSIILAAMAVGVLTSCEDDLAAEQETPNAPYVLSLGVTANGNTTYYVVSTDNLMEGTINAVGKGIEQNGYHDYQKGGNSIFCIGGMGVTSATAVVRGADGLLKEQGEFVFDNSLSGFCQVDANTMVGLEVPTNKESGSQLTFYTVDANTAAILAKNTDTAVDPIDRLDWPSITGMMYSGGNLYVTYTPMNSMTFETAYTDTCFVAVYSFPDMQFVKLMKDTRVGPGGSWGAFNGLMKDENDNLYVMSNSAISNGYSQSTKHAGFLRINKGGTEFDADYFFDFEELTGGLKPAHVAYVGNGLVFAEVSTLNPQTANDRWGDKSLKCCIIDLVNQTVTDVEGIPVHNGNGGRRFAYLTEGNNVYLPVSTSDGVYIYRTDVTTARAERGARVSTTFVGGFFQL; translated from the coding sequence ATGAAAAATTGCTTTAGAAATTCTATCATATTGGCCGCTATGGCCGTAGGTGTCCTGACATCGTGCGAAGACGACCTGGCTGCCGAGCAGGAAACACCTAACGCCCCCTATGTTCTGAGTCTGGGTGTAACAGCGAATGGTAACACCACTTACTATGTGGTTAGTACCGATAACCTGATGGAGGGTACCATTAATGCCGTGGGTAAGGGCATTGAGCAGAATGGCTATCACGACTACCAGAAGGGTGGTAACAGCATCTTCTGTATTGGTGGTATGGGCGTTACCAGCGCCACAGCCGTAGTACGTGGTGCCGACGGCTTGCTGAAGGAGCAGGGCGAGTTTGTGTTCGATAATTCGCTGAGCGGATTCTGCCAGGTAGATGCCAACACGATGGTGGGACTGGAGGTGCCTACCAACAAGGAGAGCGGTTCGCAGCTTACTTTCTATACCGTTGATGCCAACACCGCTGCCATCCTTGCGAAGAATACTGATACTGCCGTTGATCCTATCGACCGCCTGGACTGGCCCTCGATTACAGGTATGATGTATAGTGGTGGCAATCTGTATGTAACTTATACCCCAATGAACAGCATGACCTTTGAGACGGCTTATACCGATACTTGCTTTGTGGCTGTTTACAGCTTTCCCGACATGCAGTTTGTTAAGCTGATGAAGGATACCCGCGTGGGCCCTGGTGGCTCGTGGGGTGCGTTTAACGGTTTGATGAAGGACGAGAACGATAACCTGTACGTGATGTCGAATTCGGCTATCTCTAACGGTTACTCGCAGAGTACCAAGCACGCAGGTTTTCTGCGTATCAACAAAGGCGGGACTGAGTTTGACGCCGATTACTTCTTCGACTTCGAGGAGCTTACAGGTGGCTTGAAGCCAGCCCACGTGGCTTATGTAGGCAATGGGTTGGTGTTTGCCGAAGTGAGCACCCTGAACCCACAGACAGCTAACGACCGCTGGGGCGATAAGAGCCTGAAGTGCTGCATCATCGATCTGGTGAACCAGACGGTAACCGATGTAGAGGGCATACCCGTACATAATGGCAACGGCGGCCGACGTTTTGCATATTTAACCGAGGGAAATAATGTATACCTGCCAGTATCCACTTCTGATGGGGTTTATATCTATCGAACCGACGTTACTACAGCTCGAGCAGAGCGTGGTGCGAGGGTCTCAACTACATTCGTTGGTGGATTCTTTCAACTGTAA
- a CDS encoding TonB-dependent receptor: MAQTDLHDSIDLHEVQIVGKTKARKMHEQAYAISVVDLATKYQSASALNQVLNTVTSIKIREDGGLGSNYSFAMNGFSGNQVKFFIDGIPMDNFGSSFNLANISANMADRIEVYKGVLPVYLGSDALGGAVNIVSRTNANYLDATYSVGSFNTHRAALNGVYTSKGGFTLRANAFANYSDNDYKVFAPIVNLSTNKQEGEEWVRRFNDGYQSYGLKLEAGVVRKSWADYLLFGVIASADKRNVQTGATMDAVYGGVKNRSWSLIPSVRYKKNDLLLPGLSLSLYGTYSMVNTYNVDTLARRYNWYGDYVASTSAGEAYLTDATIRERQWQANANLSYIISDHHSLVLNNVFSANRRKSNDEMYPDDEMNNVPQQLTKNITGLGYQIRYNRWNANVFGKMYRLYSSTNKLMDQFTENQRWEKLSDRKQRYGYGAAATYYILPSLQAKVSFERAYRMPEAVEMFGDGLVQKANPDLKPESSNNLNAGLLYDQAFGAHRVQAEVNYIYRDTKDFILKGVSLSSNPTTSYDNIGKVQTRGIEASLGYAYKRNFHINGNLTYQNIKDKMKYQESQNTYVGDGISENITYGQRLPNIPYFFMNGHADYQFFNLGAKGNSLTLNYDIQYIHDYYLSFTGLGAKATKKVIPEQLSHNISVGYSLCDGRYSVVAECNNLTDAKLYDNYRLQKPGRSFNVKFRYYLSK, encoded by the coding sequence ATGGCACAGACCGATCTTCATGATTCTATCGATTTACACGAGGTGCAGATTGTGGGCAAGACCAAGGCGCGCAAGATGCACGAGCAGGCTTATGCCATATCGGTAGTTGATCTGGCTACTAAGTATCAGAGTGCATCGGCACTTAACCAGGTGCTGAACACCGTTACATCTATTAAAATACGCGAGGATGGCGGACTGGGTTCGAACTATAGCTTTGCCATGAACGGTTTCTCGGGTAATCAGGTAAAGTTCTTCATCGATGGTATCCCTATGGATAACTTCGGCTCGTCGTTCAATCTGGCTAATATCTCAGCCAACATGGCCGACCGCATCGAGGTGTACAAGGGTGTGCTGCCCGTTTACCTGGGTAGCGATGCGCTGGGTGGTGCCGTTAACATCGTATCGCGCACCAATGCCAACTATCTGGATGCAACCTATTCAGTTGGCTCGTTCAACACCCATCGTGCTGCCCTGAATGGCGTTTACACATCCAAGGGTGGCTTTACGCTGCGCGCCAATGCGTTTGCTAACTATTCAGATAACGATTATAAAGTGTTTGCACCTATCGTGAACCTTTCTACCAACAAGCAGGAGGGCGAAGAGTGGGTGCGACGATTCAATGATGGCTACCAGTCGTACGGCTTGAAGCTCGAAGCAGGTGTGGTTCGCAAATCGTGGGCCGACTATCTATTGTTTGGTGTTATAGCTTCGGCCGATAAGCGCAACGTACAGACTGGTGCCACAATGGATGCTGTGTATGGTGGTGTGAAGAATCGCAGCTGGAGCCTGATTCCCAGCGTGCGTTATAAGAAGAACGACCTGCTGCTGCCAGGCCTCTCGCTCTCGCTTTATGGCACCTACAGCATGGTGAACACCTATAACGTGGATACCCTGGCACGCCGCTATAACTGGTATGGCGACTATGTGGCCAGCACCAGCGCAGGCGAGGCTTACCTGACTGATGCTACCATCCGTGAGCGCCAGTGGCAGGCTAATGCCAACCTGAGCTACATTATCAGCGATCACCACTCGCTGGTACTCAACAATGTGTTCTCGGCCAACCGCCGCAAGAGCAACGACGAGATGTATCCCGACGACGAGATGAACAACGTGCCCCAGCAGCTGACGAAGAATATCACAGGTCTGGGCTACCAGATACGCTATAACCGTTGGAATGCCAACGTGTTTGGAAAGATGTACCGCTTGTACAGCTCGACCAATAAGCTGATGGACCAGTTTACTGAGAACCAGCGCTGGGAGAAGCTGAGCGACCGCAAGCAGCGTTACGGCTATGGTGCCGCCGCTACCTATTATATACTGCCATCGCTGCAGGCTAAGGTGAGCTTTGAGCGCGCCTACCGTATGCCCGAGGCCGTTGAGATGTTTGGCGACGGACTGGTACAGAAGGCTAACCCCGACCTGAAGCCTGAGAGCAGTAACAACCTGAATGCCGGTTTGCTGTACGATCAGGCCTTTGGTGCCCATCGCGTGCAGGCCGAGGTGAACTACATCTATCGCGACACCAAGGACTTTATCCTGAAAGGGGTAAGCCTGTCGAGCAATCCTACTACCAGCTACGATAACATCGGCAAGGTGCAGACACGTGGCATCGAGGCTTCGCTGGGTTATGCCTACAAGCGCAACTTCCACATCAATGGCAATCTCACCTATCAGAATATCAAGGATAAAATGAAATATCAGGAGTCGCAGAACACTTACGTGGGCGATGGCATCAGCGAGAACATCACCTACGGTCAGCGTCTGCCTAACATCCCTTATTTCTTTATGAACGGCCATGCCGATTACCAGTTCTTTAATCTGGGCGCCAAGGGTAATAGTCTCACCTTGAACTACGACATTCAGTACATTCACGACTACTATCTCTCGTTCACAGGTCTGGGTGCTAAGGCAACCAAGAAGGTGATTCCAGAGCAGCTGAGTCATAACATCTCGGTAGGCTACAGTCTGTGCGATGGACGCTACAGCGTGGTGGCCGAGTGCAACAATCTGACCGATGCCAAGCTGTACGATAACTACCGCCTGCAGAAGCCCGGTCGCTCATTTAATGTAAAGTTCCGTTATTATTTAAGTAAGTAA
- a CDS encoding glycosyl hydrolase family 8: MRKLFIITILMAATTVVYAKCRNVFVEMGYQPAQVDAKLKEVFNDVFRGPNKVYFEVGDSMGYVSDIKNHDARTEGMSYGMMIAVQFGEKDIFDRLWRWSKKYMQHQSGNREGYFAWSCKTDGTRNADGAASDGELYFITALIFASNRWGDNTGINYKAEAQHILNCIQPKEYTPEPRKGGFPGFGGFGAQQQGPQKMYLIDPETKLITFTPDGFGNRYTDPSYHIPAFYEVWAKWADDGRADLWKVCAQKSREFLHKATHPVTGLNADMCQYDGSEMQMPRWPGMPQPKPGEKPRRNGSNNFRYDSWRVPMNITLDYEWSGADAEWQRGYGERIQNFFYSQGVDKFVDQYRPDGSLPEENEILQAGGFRKLRHSIGLVSTVAAASIMCKHAKSKEFVDALWNAKHEPFEDGYFDAYYDGLLRLFAFMHLSGNYREIIPQK, from the coding sequence ATGAGAAAACTATTTATTATCACTATCCTAATGGCCGCCACTACCGTAGTGTATGCCAAGTGCCGTAACGTGTTTGTTGAGATGGGCTACCAGCCTGCTCAGGTGGATGCAAAGCTGAAAGAGGTGTTTAACGATGTGTTTCGTGGCCCCAACAAGGTGTATTTTGAGGTGGGCGACTCGATGGGTTATGTATCCGACATTAAGAACCACGATGCCCGTACCGAGGGTATGTCGTACGGAATGATGATAGCCGTGCAGTTTGGCGAGAAAGATATATTCGACCGTTTGTGGCGCTGGAGCAAGAAGTACATGCAGCACCAGAGTGGCAACCGCGAGGGCTATTTTGCCTGGAGCTGTAAGACTGATGGCACCCGTAATGCCGATGGTGCTGCCAGCGATGGCGAGCTGTACTTTATTACAGCCCTGATATTTGCCTCGAACCGTTGGGGCGATAACACAGGTATTAACTACAAGGCCGAAGCGCAGCATATTCTGAACTGCATTCAGCCTAAGGAGTACACCCCAGAGCCACGCAAGGGCGGTTTCCCAGGTTTTGGCGGTTTTGGTGCCCAGCAGCAGGGCCCTCAGAAGATGTATCTTATCGACCCAGAGACCAAGCTCATCACCTTTACCCCTGATGGCTTTGGTAACCGCTATACCGACCCTTCGTACCACATCCCCGCCTTCTACGAGGTATGGGCCAAGTGGGCCGACGATGGTAGAGCCGACCTGTGGAAGGTGTGCGCCCAGAAGAGTCGCGAGTTCCTGCATAAGGCCACACACCCTGTTACAGGACTGAATGCCGATATGTGCCAGTATGATGGTAGCGAGATGCAGATGCCCCGCTGGCCTGGTATGCCTCAGCCCAAGCCAGGCGAGAAGCCACGCCGTAATGGTAGCAACAACTTCCGCTACGACTCGTGGCGTGTGCCCATGAACATTACACTCGACTACGAGTGGAGTGGGGCCGATGCTGAGTGGCAGCGTGGTTATGGTGAGCGAATCCAGAACTTCTTCTATTCGCAGGGCGTTGACAAGTTCGTGGATCAGTATCGCCCGGATGGCTCGCTGCCCGAGGAGAACGAGATACTGCAAGCTGGCGGTTTCCGCAAGCTGCGCCATAGCATCGGACTGGTTAGTACAGTAGCCGCTGCCTCTATCATGTGTAAGCATGCCAAGAGTAAGGAGTTTGTTGATGCCCTTTGGAATGCTAAGCACGAACCCTTTGAAGATGGTTATTTTGATGCATATTATGATGGCTTATTAAGGTTGTTTGCATTTATGCACTTAAGTGGTAATTACAGAGAGATTATTCCACAGAAGTGA